A part of Amycolatopsis lurida genomic DNA contains:
- a CDS encoding alpha/beta fold hydrolase, which produces MIDTARSADDTPIVFERRGAGPVVVVVAGAGNDRHGDEPLVAELMAEFSVVTYDRRGRGGSGDTAPYAVEREIEDLAAVVAALGEPAIVHGISSGGALALLAAAAGVPMARLSVFEPPYRGETEEVPEGYADEMRELVAADRWDDAVALFMMSAVGSPEEVVTEAKASPVWAELRSFAPTLVYDAFVMKDSKVPGELASIAAPVLVVNSNGSTDWLKTAALVTAKVVPGARQVGLDGEFHSVPPERLAPELGAFYRDPR; this is translated from the coding sequence ATGATCGACACAGCGAGGTCCGCGGACGACACGCCGATCGTGTTCGAACGGCGTGGCGCGGGACCGGTCGTGGTCGTCGTCGCGGGCGCGGGCAACGACCGGCACGGTGACGAACCGCTGGTCGCGGAGCTGATGGCCGAGTTCTCCGTGGTGACCTACGACCGGCGGGGCCGCGGCGGCAGCGGGGACACCGCGCCGTACGCGGTCGAGCGCGAGATCGAGGATCTGGCCGCGGTCGTCGCCGCGCTCGGCGAGCCGGCGATCGTGCACGGCATCTCCTCAGGTGGCGCGCTGGCTCTCCTCGCCGCCGCGGCCGGCGTGCCGATGGCGCGGCTGTCGGTCTTCGAGCCGCCCTATCGCGGTGAAACGGAAGAAGTCCCCGAGGGGTACGCCGACGAGATGCGCGAGCTGGTCGCGGCGGACCGGTGGGACGACGCCGTCGCGCTGTTCATGATGTCCGCGGTCGGCTCCCCGGAGGAGGTCGTGACCGAAGCGAAGGCGTCGCCGGTGTGGGCCGAACTGCGGTCGTTCGCGCCCACGCTCGTTTACGACGCCTTCGTGATGAAGGACTCGAAGGTGCCTGGCGAGCTGGCGTCCATCGCGGCACCCGTCCTGGTGGTGAACAGCAACGGCAGTACGGACTGGCTGAAGACCGCCGCTCTCGTCACCGCGAAGGTGGTGCCCGGGGCGCGGCAGGTCGGGTTGGACGGCGAGTTCCACAGTGTCCCGCCGGAACGGCTCGCGCCGGAACTCGGCGCGTTCTACCGGGACCCTAGGTAA
- a CDS encoding DUF5313 domain-containing protein has translation MPRKRPDVFRWLWYSLGGRLPERYHDWILHDATTGTWRWRHVARSTVMIAPLCAVWLLLPGPLTLRLAIVLMAALVAYFYSMAYMEESIEHRLAKNGFPPGTGRRTRAEAVAVAEAEVTERYLARYRNQP, from the coding sequence ATGCCCCGCAAGCGCCCGGACGTGTTCCGGTGGCTGTGGTACTCGCTCGGCGGCAGGCTGCCCGAGCGCTACCACGACTGGATCCTCCACGACGCGACCACGGGAACCTGGCGCTGGCGGCACGTCGCCCGCAGCACGGTGATGATCGCTCCGCTCTGCGCCGTGTGGCTGCTCCTGCCCGGCCCGCTCACCCTGCGGCTGGCGATCGTGCTGATGGCCGCCCTCGTCGCGTACTTCTACTCGATGGCCTACATGGAGGAGAGCATCGAGCACCGGCTCGCCAAGAACGGCTTCCCGCCGGGCACCGGCCGCCGGACGCGCGCGGAGGCCGTCGCGGTCGCGGAAGCCGAGGTGACCGAGCGATACCTCGCGCGGTACCGGAACCAACCCTGA
- a CDS encoding MarR family winged helix-turn-helix transcriptional regulator has protein sequence MKSIDLGEDPLALERQVCFALSVASRSVIAIYRPLLEPHGLTHPQYLVMLALWERGPQAVKELSVALRAEPATLSPLLKRLETIGYVTRRRSSEDERLLTVELTESGRALRAEAEKIPYRVVEKLGMEVSELEVLHKALTRVIEATA, from the coding sequence ATGAAGTCGATCGATCTGGGCGAGGATCCGCTCGCGCTGGAGCGTCAGGTGTGTTTCGCGCTGTCGGTCGCGTCGCGCAGCGTAATCGCCATCTACCGTCCGCTGCTGGAACCCCATGGGCTCACCCATCCGCAGTACCTGGTCATGCTGGCGTTGTGGGAGCGGGGCCCGCAGGCCGTCAAGGAGCTGAGTGTCGCCCTGCGTGCCGAGCCGGCGACGCTGTCACCGTTGCTCAAGCGCCTGGAGACGATCGGTTACGTCACGCGCAGGCGCAGTTCCGAGGACGAGCGGCTGCTGACGGTCGAGTTGACGGAATCCGGTCGCGCGTTGCGCGCGGAAGCGGAAAAAATCCCGTACCGCGTCGTGGAGAAGCTCGGGATGGAGGTCTCCGAGCTGGAGGTGCTCCACAAGGCACTGACCCGCGTCATCGAAGCCACGGCTTGA
- a CDS encoding cytochrome P450: protein MGSIRSRVLAWIGRRYLARQQKNGFDLSKMSIIPDNALLPLKRDGLDPVAELGRIRATEPISKLDLPFGMNGWLVTGYDEAKAVLGKVSEFSNDFTNLVGNAGVTEDQNPGGLGFADPPVHTRLRRLLTPEFTMRRLSRLAPRIDEIVADQLDAMAKADGPVDLWEAFALPIPSLTICELLGVPYEDRDDFQRLSTARFDLFGGAGASLGAMTESLSYLDEIVKKQRENPGDGLLGMLIKEHGDEIDDRELAGLADGVLTGGLETTASMLALGALVLLKDRSLFETVRGDDSAVHKFVEELLRYLTVVQMAFPRFAKEDMEIAGVRIAKGDIVLVSLNVANRDGDLGEDMEKFDATREPTSHLAFGWGIHRCIGAELARMELRTAYPALVRRFPEMRLAIDPDAVSFRKVSIVYGVDALPVLLD from the coding sequence ATGGGGAGCATTCGCTCGCGTGTGTTGGCATGGATCGGCCGCCGCTACCTCGCGCGTCAGCAGAAGAACGGCTTCGACCTGTCCAAGATGTCGATCATCCCGGACAACGCGCTGCTGCCGCTCAAGCGCGACGGTCTCGACCCGGTGGCCGAGCTGGGCCGGATCCGCGCGACGGAGCCGATCAGCAAGCTCGACCTGCCGTTCGGGATGAACGGCTGGCTGGTCACCGGCTACGACGAGGCCAAGGCCGTCCTCGGCAAGGTGAGCGAGTTCAGCAACGACTTCACGAACCTGGTCGGGAACGCGGGCGTGACCGAGGACCAGAACCCCGGCGGGCTCGGGTTCGCCGATCCGCCGGTGCACACCCGGCTGAGGCGCCTGCTCACGCCGGAGTTCACCATGCGACGGTTGTCGCGCCTGGCGCCGCGGATCGACGAGATCGTCGCCGATCAGCTCGACGCGATGGCGAAGGCCGACGGTCCCGTCGACCTGTGGGAGGCCTTCGCGCTGCCGATCCCCTCGCTGACGATCTGCGAACTGCTGGGCGTCCCGTACGAGGACCGTGACGACTTCCAGCGGCTGAGCACCGCCCGGTTCGACCTCTTCGGCGGCGCGGGCGCGTCACTCGGAGCGATGACCGAGTCACTGTCCTATCTGGACGAGATCGTCAAGAAGCAGCGGGAGAACCCGGGCGACGGACTGCTCGGCATGCTCATCAAGGAGCACGGCGACGAGATCGACGACCGCGAACTCGCGGGCCTTGCCGACGGCGTGCTCACCGGCGGGCTGGAGACCACGGCGAGCATGCTCGCGCTCGGCGCGCTCGTGCTGCTCAAGGACCGCTCGCTGTTCGAGACCGTTCGCGGCGACGACAGCGCTGTCCACAAGTTCGTCGAGGAACTGCTGCGCTACCTGACCGTCGTGCAGATGGCCTTCCCGCGCTTCGCCAAGGAGGACATGGAGATCGCGGGCGTCCGGATCGCGAAGGGCGACATCGTGCTGGTCTCGCTCAACGTCGCGAACCGTGACGGCGACCTCGGGGAGGACATGGAGAAGTTCGACGCGACCCGCGAGCCGACGTCGCATCTCGCCTTCGGCTGGGGCATCCACCGGTGCATCGGTGCCGAACTGGCCAGGATGGAGCTGCGCACCGCGTATCCCGCGCTGGTACGCCGGTTCCCCGAGATGCGGCTGGCGATCGATCCGGACGCGGTGAGCTTCCGGAAGGTCTCGATCGTCTACGGCGTCGACGCGTTGCCCGTGCTGCTGGACTGA
- a CDS encoding pseudouridine synthase, producing MRRKVRPPLPPRHGLDPARLKMPAEGPWTTLREHLVERLPRVAPERIEEMLREERIVGLDGPLGVDSPFVPDSFIWFHRDLPDEVDVPFEVSVVHRDEHFLIADKPHFLATIPRGRHILQTALVRLRREFDLPQLTPAHRLDRVTAGLILFVITPEVRGKYQTMFRDRLVHKEYEAIARYDPKVVLPREISSRIVKERGVIAAQEVDGRPNAETRVELIEHRDGLGRYRLIPATGRTHQLRLHMSGLGLPILGDDFYPELTETPLDDFTEPLQLLAKVLEFTDPVTGERRRFESRQTLQAWTDLHAWRRGPLP from the coding sequence ATGAGACGCAAGGTCCGCCCGCCGCTCCCGCCCCGTCACGGGCTCGATCCCGCGAGGCTCAAGATGCCCGCCGAGGGGCCGTGGACAACGTTGCGCGAGCACCTCGTCGAGCGGCTCCCCCGGGTCGCGCCCGAGCGGATCGAGGAGATGCTCCGGGAGGAGCGCATCGTCGGGCTCGACGGGCCGCTCGGCGTCGATTCCCCGTTCGTGCCGGATTCGTTCATCTGGTTCCATCGCGACCTGCCCGACGAGGTCGACGTGCCGTTCGAGGTCTCCGTCGTGCACCGCGACGAGCATTTCCTGATCGCCGACAAACCGCATTTCCTCGCGACGATCCCGCGTGGGCGGCACATCCTGCAGACCGCGCTGGTCCGTCTGCGCCGCGAGTTCGACCTTCCGCAGCTGACTCCGGCGCACCGGCTCGACCGGGTCACCGCGGGGCTCATCCTGTTCGTGATCACCCCCGAAGTCCGCGGCAAGTACCAGACGATGTTCCGGGATCGCCTGGTGCACAAGGAATACGAGGCGATCGCCCGGTACGACCCGAAGGTCGTGCTGCCCCGCGAGATCAGCAGCCGCATCGTCAAGGAACGCGGGGTCATCGCCGCGCAGGAGGTCGACGGGCGGCCCAACGCCGAAACCCGCGTCGAACTCATCGAGCACCGCGACGGCCTCGGCCGGTACCGCCTGATCCCCGCGACCGGCCGCACCCACCAGCTCAGGTTGCACATGAGCGGACTCGGGTTGCCGATCCTCGGCGACGACTTCTACCCGGAGCTGACCGAGACCCCGCTCGACGACTTCACCGAACCCTTGCAGCTGCTGGCGAAGGTCCTCGAGTTCACCGATCCGGTCACCGGGGAGCGCCGCCGGTTCGAGAGCAGGCAGACGCTCCAGGCGTGGACGGACCTCCACGCGTGGCGCCGCGGGCCCTTGCCGTGA
- a CDS encoding ATP-binding protein, giving the protein MSAALIGRDHPAGVLRAEISRAAESHGGLVLVTGEAGIGKTTLVTGAAEEAKRLGALVLNGSCWDSASAPGYWPWTQVVRGLRRAVGQGRWAAMADSELDVLLGEARGDGAADGFRLYDAVTSVLVAASQDQPVVVVLDDLHWADAASLRLLEFAAQHTWFERLLLIGTYRDVEVEATDHPLRSLMMPLLAKATSVTLTGLEPDEVGALMTRTAGAAPDDELVAEVHRRTGGNPFFVEQTARLWHSGGSAETIAPGVADALQRRLSLLPQPVLDLLTTASVLGREFHRRLLAGVASAPVPQVDRLLDQAVTARLVVVQGQGRFAFAHDLVRETLYASISESDRRKQHTAVVAAVRETPTSRDSLFPADLARHALLAGREVDPDEAIDLLLAAAIDATGRMAIEETTTHYRRALEIAEDRRRQAVIALELGAHLTRHHESDEGRQVLDEVTVLIRELDDDDLLARLALTLVRADHKSVRVDETVKVLTEAHARLCGREPGQELTVEEMTQELSARIMMTARDDHDDSALLFGLWARHDSIWGPGSAAERERLTDELVAVGRRTANPELEHYAASFKWVAQLEQGDPRYFEQYQEFLALAATGRAPSSQLASRIDQSIIATLQGRFGEAEAYIHQVISCHAGDEHPHFADLHQLQRWIRWCLEGRFDDLAGLHREISRSGYVYGRMLEAITAAQREDVGEAVRLTALAADVKPYPRDLEALWLRCQAQTAAVSRDPERCEAARAPLAPYSGEWLVSLYGCEISGPVDLWLGRLDLAQERWNDAVDRLRGAMLSADRLRATVWATEAKSWLVKALLGRNLEGDAAAAAALLSEVTEEATALGMRPVVARMTKVREGTRAQAAPRAEFRRDDAVWTLHFDGVTAHLPDSKGLRDLHFLLGRPGSEVAAVRLLDPEGGEVVVAAKSLGGDAVLDDEAKARYRARLDELDELIDAATGMGQDTRAAALDRERDALLAELRSAAGLGGRTRRLGDEAERARKTVTARIRDTLRKLDEQHPALAAHLRAAVTTGSSCRYTPEDKVPWRL; this is encoded by the coding sequence ATGTCAGCCGCGCTCATCGGACGCGACCATCCCGCGGGGGTGCTCCGCGCGGAGATCTCCCGTGCCGCCGAAAGCCACGGCGGGCTGGTGCTGGTCACCGGCGAGGCCGGGATCGGCAAGACCACGCTCGTCACCGGCGCCGCCGAAGAGGCGAAGCGCCTCGGTGCCCTGGTGCTCAACGGGTCCTGCTGGGACTCGGCGAGCGCGCCGGGCTATTGGCCGTGGACACAGGTGGTCCGCGGGTTGCGGCGCGCGGTCGGGCAGGGCCGCTGGGCCGCGATGGCCGACAGCGAATTGGACGTCCTGCTCGGCGAGGCGCGCGGCGACGGCGCGGCCGACGGGTTCCGGCTGTACGACGCGGTGACGAGCGTGCTGGTGGCCGCCTCCCAGGACCAGCCGGTCGTGGTGGTGCTCGACGACCTGCACTGGGCCGACGCCGCGTCGCTGCGGTTGCTCGAGTTCGCCGCGCAGCACACCTGGTTCGAACGGCTGCTGCTGATCGGCACGTACCGGGACGTCGAGGTCGAGGCCACCGATCACCCGCTTCGCTCGCTCATGATGCCGCTGCTCGCGAAGGCCACTTCGGTCACTCTCACCGGCCTCGAACCGGACGAGGTCGGCGCGCTCATGACCAGGACGGCGGGCGCGGCGCCCGACGACGAGCTGGTCGCCGAGGTCCACCGCCGCACCGGCGGCAATCCGTTCTTCGTCGAACAGACGGCGCGGCTCTGGCACAGCGGCGGTTCCGCCGAGACCATCGCACCCGGCGTGGCCGACGCCCTGCAGCGACGGCTTTCCCTGCTCCCCCAGCCGGTCCTCGATCTGCTGACCACCGCGTCGGTACTCGGCAGGGAGTTCCACCGCCGGCTGCTCGCGGGCGTGGCGTCGGCGCCCGTCCCCCAAGTGGACCGGCTGCTCGACCAGGCCGTCACGGCACGACTCGTGGTGGTGCAAGGACAAGGGCGCTTCGCCTTCGCCCACGACCTCGTCCGCGAAACGCTGTACGCGAGCATCTCCGAGTCGGACCGCCGGAAACAGCACACCGCCGTCGTCGCGGCCGTCCGCGAGACGCCGACGTCCCGGGACAGCCTCTTCCCCGCGGACCTGGCCCGCCACGCGCTGCTCGCCGGGCGGGAAGTCGATCCGGACGAAGCCATCGACCTGTTGCTGGCCGCCGCGATCGACGCCACCGGCCGGATGGCGATCGAGGAGACGACCACGCACTACCGGCGGGCGCTGGAGATCGCCGAGGACCGGCGGCGGCAGGCGGTCATCGCCCTCGAACTGGGCGCCCACCTGACCCGCCATCACGAATCGGACGAGGGCAGACAGGTCCTCGACGAGGTCACCGTGCTCATCCGTGAACTCGACGACGACGATCTGCTCGCCCGCCTGGCGCTGACCCTCGTCCGCGCCGATCACAAGAGCGTCCGGGTCGACGAGACGGTCAAAGTGCTCACCGAAGCGCACGCGCGGCTTTGCGGACGCGAGCCAGGGCAGGAGCTCACCGTCGAGGAGATGACCCAGGAACTTTCCGCGCGCATCATGATGACCGCCCGCGACGACCACGACGATTCCGCGCTGCTGTTCGGTTTGTGGGCCCGGCACGACTCGATCTGGGGGCCGGGCAGCGCCGCGGAACGGGAACGGCTCACCGACGAACTGGTCGCCGTCGGCCGCCGCACGGCGAACCCGGAATTGGAGCACTACGCGGCGTCCTTCAAGTGGGTGGCGCAGCTCGAACAGGGCGATCCCCGGTATTTCGAGCAGTACCAGGAATTCCTCGCACTGGCGGCCACCGGCAGGGCGCCGAGTTCGCAGCTGGCGTCCCGGATCGACCAGAGCATCATCGCCACCCTGCAGGGCCGGTTCGGCGAAGCCGAGGCGTATATCCATCAGGTGATCTCGTGCCACGCCGGCGATGAGCATCCCCATTTCGCCGACCTGCACCAGCTGCAGCGGTGGATCCGGTGGTGCCTGGAGGGGCGGTTCGACGATCTCGCCGGGCTGCACCGCGAGATCTCGCGCAGCGGATACGTCTACGGCCGGATGCTGGAGGCGATCACCGCGGCCCAGCGTGAAGACGTCGGGGAGGCCGTCCGGCTCACCGCTCTCGCGGCGGATGTGAAGCCGTATCCTCGCGATCTGGAAGCGTTGTGGTTGCGCTGCCAGGCGCAGACGGCGGCCGTCTCACGCGATCCCGAACGCTGTGAAGCGGCCCGCGCGCCGCTCGCGCCCTACAGTGGGGAGTGGCTGGTTTCCCTGTACGGCTGCGAGATCTCCGGCCCGGTCGACCTCTGGCTCGGCAGGCTCGACCTGGCGCAGGAACGCTGGAACGACGCGGTGGACCGGCTGCGCGGCGCCATGCTCTCCGCGGATCGGCTCCGGGCCACGGTCTGGGCGACCGAGGCCAAATCCTGGCTGGTGAAGGCGCTGCTCGGCCGGAACCTCGAAGGCGACGCGGCGGCCGCGGCGGCCCTCCTGTCCGAGGTGACCGAAGAAGCCACCGCGCTCGGCATGCGGCCGGTCGTGGCCAGGATGACGAAAGTGCGGGAGGGGACGCGGGCCCAGGCGGCGCCGAGGGCGGAGTTCCGTCGCGACGATGCCGTGTGGACCTTGCACTTCGACGGCGTCACCGCCCACCTCCCGGACTCGAAAGGCTTGCGGGATCTGCATTTCCTGCTCGGCAGGCCGGGTTCGGAGGTCGCGGCCGTCCGGCTGCTCGATCCCGAAGGCGGCGAGGTGGTCGTCGCCGCGAAGAGCCTCGGCGGCGATGCCGTCCTCGACGACGAGGCGAAGGCCCGGTACCGCGCGCGGCTCGACGAACTGGACGAACTGATCGACGCCGCGACCGGGATGGGCCAGGACACGCGCGCCGCGGCGCTGGACCGAGAACGGGACGCGCTGCTCGCCGAACTGCGGTCCGCGGCCGGGCTCGGCGGCCGCACCCGGCGGCTCGGTGACGAGGCGGAACGCGCCCGCAAGACGGTGACCGCGCGGATCCGGGACACCCTGCGCAAACTCGACGAGCAGCATCCGGCGCTGGCCGCGCACCTGCGCGCGGCCGTCACCACCGGTTCCTCATGCCGCTACACGCCCGAAGACAAGGTCCCCTGGCGGCTGTGA
- a CDS encoding ABC transporter permease, with the protein MSTTAVKDNEPVLAAPKAEDLAAVLIAKNRPQRPSALSTSVTFGWRAMLKIKHVPEQLFDVTAFPIMMTLMFTYLFGGALSGSPTQYLQFLLPGIMASSILMITMYTGISVNTDIEKGVFDRFRTLPIWRPSAMVGYLLGDMLRYLIASLVILGVGLIMGFRPGGGFGGVAAAILLLLAFSFAFSWIWTMFGLLLRSEKSVMGVSMMVLFPLTFLSNIYVSPETMPGWLQAFVEVNPVTHVVAAVRSMMDGNWDGGEITWVLIAGAVILAVFGTLTMRLYNRK; encoded by the coding sequence TTGAGCACCACGGCAGTCAAAGACAACGAACCCGTTCTCGCGGCACCGAAGGCGGAGGATCTCGCCGCCGTCCTGATCGCGAAGAACCGTCCTCAGCGCCCCAGCGCGCTTTCGACTTCGGTCACCTTCGGGTGGCGCGCGATGCTGAAGATCAAGCACGTGCCCGAGCAGCTGTTCGACGTCACGGCGTTCCCGATCATGATGACGCTGATGTTCACCTACCTGTTCGGCGGCGCGCTGTCCGGTTCGCCGACGCAGTACCTGCAGTTCCTGCTGCCGGGCATCATGGCGAGCAGCATCCTGATGATCACCATGTACACCGGGATCTCGGTGAACACCGACATCGAGAAGGGTGTGTTCGACCGGTTCCGCACGCTGCCGATCTGGCGGCCGTCGGCGATGGTCGGCTATCTGCTCGGTGACATGCTGCGGTATCTCATCGCGTCGCTGGTGATCCTCGGCGTCGGCTTGATCATGGGCTTCCGCCCCGGCGGCGGATTCGGTGGCGTGGCCGCCGCGATCCTCCTGCTGCTGGCGTTCTCGTTCGCGTTCTCGTGGATCTGGACGATGTTCGGCCTGCTGCTGCGCAGCGAGAAGTCGGTGATGGGGGTCAGCATGATGGTGCTGTTCCCGCTGACCTTCCTCAGCAACATCTACGTCAGTCCGGAGACGATGCCGGGCTGGCTGCAGGCCTTCGTCGAAGTCAACCCGGTGACCCACGTGGTCGCGGCGGTCCGCTCGATGATGGACGGCAACTGGGACGGCGGCGAGATCACCTGGGTGCTGATCGCCGGCGCGGTCATCCTCGCGGTCTTCGGCACCTTGACGATGCGGCTCTACAACCGCAAGTGA
- a CDS encoding alpha-ketoglutarate-dependent dioxygenase AlkB, whose translation MTPALQASLFDECAALGLGSLDGLRRTELTRGAWIDVLPGWLSGADELFTRLAEDVPWHAERRQMYDRVVAVPRLLGYYREGMPLPHPILTEARETLSAHYADELGEPFVTSGLCFYRDGRDSVAWHGDDTGRSRTEDTMVAIVSVGAARQLALRPRGGGETVRHALGHGDLIVMGGSCQRTWEHAVPKTAKPVGPRISIQFRPRGVA comes from the coding sequence ATGACCCCCGCGCTTCAAGCCTCGCTGTTCGACGAGTGCGCCGCGCTCGGGCTGGGCTCGCTCGACGGGCTCCGGCGCACCGAGCTGACCCGTGGCGCCTGGATCGACGTGCTTCCGGGCTGGCTCTCCGGCGCGGACGAGCTGTTCACCCGGCTCGCCGAAGACGTGCCCTGGCATGCCGAAAGGCGGCAGATGTACGACCGCGTCGTCGCCGTCCCCCGGCTGTTGGGCTACTACCGCGAGGGCATGCCACTCCCCCACCCGATCCTCACGGAGGCAAGGGAGACGCTCTCCGCACACTACGCGGACGAGCTCGGCGAACCGTTCGTGACCTCCGGCCTGTGCTTCTACCGGGACGGGCGCGACAGCGTCGCCTGGCACGGCGACGACACCGGCCGTTCCCGCACCGAGGACACCATGGTGGCGATCGTCTCGGTCGGCGCCGCCCGCCAGCTGGCCCTGCGGCCGCGTGGCGGGGGCGAGACCGTCCGGCACGCCCTCGGCCACGGCGACCTGATCGTGATGGGCGGCAGCTGCCAGCGGACCTGGGAACACGCCGTCCCCAAGACCGCCAAACCGGTCGGGCCGAGGATCAGCATCCAGTTCCGCCCGAGAGGAGTCGCCTGA
- a CDS encoding YceI family protein, which translates to MTAGTSARVGTWTVLADRTSATFTVRNFGFRVVHGSIPVSLGSVRVSADGVTAVEAALDLDGIDTGNAKRDADLRKPGLLAIDAQPVLTFAADRVEGGPGEWSAHGSLGARGETCPLTVTATGPADNGDGTWRVVAGAVFDRRAIGLRAPRFLIGREITIALDVVLAPPG; encoded by the coding sequence ATGACCGCCGGGACGTCCGCGCGTGTCGGCACCTGGACCGTGCTCGCCGACCGGACCTCGGCCACGTTCACCGTCCGGAACTTCGGCTTCCGCGTGGTCCACGGCTCGATCCCGGTCAGCCTGGGTTCGGTGCGGGTCTCCGCGGACGGCGTCACTGCCGTCGAGGCCGCGCTGGACCTCGACGGCATCGACACCGGTAACGCCAAACGCGACGCCGACCTGCGCAAACCCGGACTGCTGGCGATCGACGCGCAGCCCGTCCTGACCTTCGCGGCCGACCGGGTCGAAGGCGGGCCGGGCGAGTGGTCGGCCCACGGTTCCCTCGGTGCACGAGGCGAGACTTGCCCTCTGACGGTGACCGCGACCGGACCGGCGGACAACGGCGACGGCACCTGGCGGGTGGTCGCCGGCGCCGTCTTCGACCGGCGGGCGATCGGTCTCCGCGCACCGAGGTTCCTGATCGGCAGGGAGATCACGATCGCGCTCGACGTCGTCCTCGCTCCGCCTGGGTGA
- a CDS encoding DUF6292 family protein codes for MTTSTPAPTEAGLELKTRLNAYLEDVAAALGIRRDACTVDLAGPVTARMRLNWRLPGFPERDVDLMWHEEHGWSAAVATHSGDDHHVVVAYLGGRTVASQPRLVARFTESLRTGEHQDCWPGAPTLRTACGPSALAKELSAWA; via the coding sequence GTGACCACCTCGACCCCCGCGCCCACGGAAGCAGGTCTGGAGCTCAAGACCAGGCTGAACGCCTACCTGGAGGACGTGGCCGCGGCACTGGGGATACGGAGGGACGCGTGCACGGTCGACCTCGCCGGTCCGGTCACCGCCCGGATGCGGCTGAACTGGCGTCTTCCCGGCTTCCCCGAGCGCGACGTGGACCTGATGTGGCACGAGGAGCATGGCTGGTCGGCCGCCGTGGCGACGCATTCGGGCGACGATCACCACGTCGTCGTCGCCTACCTCGGCGGCCGGACGGTGGCGTCGCAGCCGAGGCTGGTCGCCAGGTTCACCGAAAGCCTCCGCACCGGCGAACACCAGGACTGCTGGCCCGGCGCGCCGACGTTGCGCACCGCCTGCGGGCCGTCCGCGCTCGCCAAGGAACTTTCCGCCTGGGCCTGA